In the genome of Capricornis sumatraensis isolate serow.1 chromosome 4, serow.2, whole genome shotgun sequence, the window caggctcccccgtccctgggattctccaggcaagaacactggagtgggttgccatttccttctccagatgacaGCAAAAGctaccaccaggctcctttgatCTCCATGCCAGtttctaggaaaaaagaaaaacacagggcTTTCTATTTCCCAAATTCTGGAAATTTGCCATTGAGGATTCTGtttacagtgggcttccctggtggctcagaaggtaaagcgtctgcctacaatgtgggacacctgggttcgatctctgggttgggaagatccactggagaaggaaatggcaacacactccagtactcttgcctggaaaatcccatagactgagaagcctggtaggctacaatccatggggtcgcaaagagtcggacatgactgagcaacttcacttcactatgaatAATAAGAAAGTAGCATATTCCAACATACAGAGTACTAGTCAAAAGGCTTGGGTTTTTATATCGGCCCTAGTAAATGATTAACTGTATAAATTCAAAGGATCTTCTCTGCTCTCattctcaatttccttatctcttCCCATCCACTCCTAATAATAAAACTAACaataatagggacttccctggtggtccagtggttaaggcttcaccttccaatgcagggggtgagggtgtgatccctggtcggggagctaagatcctacatacctcttggccagaaaaccaaaacatgaaacagaagcaacactgtaacaaattcaataaagaattaaaaaaacagtaataatGGTAGATTACTTCCCTTGTGCCAGAACCTGAGATAATCACTTCATTGGCATTACCATCACTTCTAATTCACTTCATATCAACTCTATGGATTTGGTGGAATTTTTGTGCCCTTTATGTcaagaaggaaactgagacacagagatggTAAATAAATTGCTTCATTAGCTTTGAATTCAGCCAGTTAGCTTCAAACCTAAGTCTGATTGAACTCTCTTAACCTAAACTCTATGGATACCCTAAGTAAACCTGCTGTAATCACCGTCAGCACTCCCCAGTAATATAttagagacaaagagaaaagtcAATGTACGGTTAATCATGAAATGATGAATcgtaacatgctgctgctgctgctaagtcgcttcagttgtgtccgactctgtgcgacccagtagacagcagcccaccaggctcccccatccctgggattctccaggcaagaacactggagtgggttgccatttccttctccaatgcatgaaagtgaaaagtgaaagtgaagtcgctcagttgtgtctgactcagcaacctcatagactgcaacctaccaggctcctccgcccatgagattttccaggcaagagtacgggagtggggtgccttcaCCTTCTCCAGAATAGTAACATGGATGGTAATAAATGCCACTTCTTAAATACTATGTACTGTGGACATATTACCTCAATTAATTCCTCAGAATGACCCTGTGAGAAAGTCATTGCTATTATTGCCATTAAATTTGAAGGAATTGAGGCTTTGCAGGGTTAATCAATTTAATAAAGGTTATCCaatgagaatgaaatggcaacccactctagcattcttgcctggggaatcccatggtcagaggagcctggtgggctacagtccatggggtcgcaaagagttggacatgactgagcaactaacacaccgcATTCAACTAGTAAGTTAATAGCTAAAATAGCACCTATTAGATCCTGAAGCCAATGCTTGCAGTTAATGCATGAAGCTGTACATTGAAGACAGCTTGGTGCATTAATagacagacagaaaaaaataatcttgaaGATAGTCTGCTCCTATGTTGCAAacgatttcattattttaataccTGTAATTTCTTGCTAaaacttttttctaaaattttaaatgtatgtaagCTGACCAGCCATGAAACGGATTTAAGCTGTCAGTAAGATGAAGAGTTTCAATAAACGAAGCATTGATCTGTGAGCTAGCCTATATCTACATAGTCTACATAGGCAGCATACAATTGAAAGTTGAGTATTTGTCAGTGGAAAGAGAGTCTTTTCTCAGGTTCTGTTTCAGAGCTTGGGTATGGGCCAGCCTGGGTCATAGATATAACAGGGTGCCATATGTCATATGGACAATTTGAGAAGTATCAAAAAAATCCCTCCTCTTCCACCAGCTCTAACCTTCTGTAGATATGACATCCTTATGTACCTACCAGCCAACCAGCCAAACAACCAAACCTTTTGGATAAATCAtctagttcaaatcctggctctaccaTTCACTAGCAGTGTGAGCTTGAACAGGTTACTCTATGCCTTTGTTTACAGTTTGTAAAATTATGGTGATAATAATGTCTCCCTTATAGGAATTGTTTTAGATTAAATGAATATTATACAAATCACCTTGAAAAGTGACAGAACATATTAAGCATTCCTAACAGCTAGATGGGATTATCGATGATATCTGTCAATTTTTTTGTATTCCTCTAGAATATTCTTTGCTAAATATTCTCTTAACAAGGATCAAATGACAGACCATTTTATCAGACTATCCTGCACTggtgtgtgggtgctcagttgcaaccagctctttgcaaccccacagatttgtagcctgccaggctcctctgtccatgaaattttccagtcagcatcactggagtggactgccacttccaactccaggggatcttcccaactcagggaatgaacccacatctcttgcatctcctgcattggcagttggatccTTCACCACTACACAacttgggaagcccatcaaaTGACATGTACATTATTCACTTAATATTGCAAAAGATTGGAAAAATCCAAATTTTGCAATTTAATTTAATCACATATTATGGTTTTTACCATGATATATTAACCAGCTACAACAAGAAATTGAGACCTTTATGACATATGAAAGAAATGTGATATGCTaccaataatagaaaaaaaaaagaagaggataaACTAACTTAATATTTGCACCTAATATACCTAATATCTGCTTACATAGTCATAAAAGATCTCTGGTAACTAgtaaacttaaaattaaaaatggatttctAGTTGGAGAGTATGTACTGGACAGATGGAGATTTGAGGTAGGAGGAtgactttcattcatttttgtttcttaaatattttaaaccatttcTCTCCCTTGATTAaccaataatattttattaaagttcatttttatcattatcatcattattatttctttgccATCAGCAGTTATGCATTTAAGAAGGGACCCTGGAAAATTTTAACTGgagaaatctgaaagaaaaaaatctggagaAGGAGCTGTTAAGAGGCAGTTGCCAAAAATCATGCTTcataattttttgaagagttggTAGGCCCAGCTAAATTTTGGATAATAGTTTATCTTCCTGTGGTCCACCTCTCTGTACATCATCTAAGTCATCTGTTTGATGGCTTGGAATGCTCACAGCCATAAATTTCTGTAAATGGGGAGATGTTTTTTTTCTCAGTGGTTACAGATGGTTGATTATGTGAGTGGCAGAGTGCATCTAGGCTTCTAACTACTTGGTTTAGATCTTTCAAATCTTCTGGAAAGATCAGTTGAAATACAGGATGTATAAATCCTCCAGACGGGCTGGCAATCCTGCTGTTGCTCATAGgatttagagcccaagaaaatcaataGGTGAGAATGAAGAAAACCTTTGAAGACTGACAATGCAAATACAACACAATGTCTATTAAGACCCACAGCTTTATTTCTgctagaaaagaggaaaaacattttttttttttttacaaaatgtttAAACAATTGTTTTGCATTAGTGGATAAAGTCCCCAAAAGAAAAAGACCATCCAGGGTGGGAGAATAGGTTCTTTCCAATCACACAACATTTACAAATTTTATTCAATTATGAAATCTCTGAACAATCCCACACCAGTTCACAGATACCATAGTCCCTAAAAGCATAAACAATGAGCCAAAATGATTGGCTCATCTTAGAGTGAAGAAAAAATCTAAGAAATATTAACTTGCATAGCCATTCAAATTATTGCTGCTTTTTATAAAATTCTTATGTAACTTTGCACTAACTTCTTCCTTTGCCCTCACCCCAAAACTCAGGAATTCCTAGCAAAATTATGAGCTACTTGCCAAGTCTTGGGAAGGGTTTGCAAGCACATGTATACAACCTAAGGAATTTgcatgaaaatgagaaataaattaaataaataatatctaaTAAATAACTCAGACAACATTCATTATCTACAAACTTAAATGCCACAAAATGCTAACTTCAAGGATAGCTTCCACCACCCCCATAACCTCTCAGGAAGGTAAGAACCAGTACAGACTCAGAAAGCACATAGGATGGCTTCATAAATCATTTTACTTGTCTATTCCCTCTAGGGCAAATCGTGGTGAAGGGAACCACTTTGGTGGCTGATGGGGTTTAGGATCTCTCTTCAAGGGTACTTTCAAGTAGATTTACAAATTAagggtgcaaaaaaaaaagtagggttAGTATTGCaagcaaaatggaaagaaaattactTCAGCTATAAGGAGATAATAAGTAAAGGGTTAAAAAAAAGTCGATACACAAATAGTTTGGCAGGTTTTAGGGGTTAGCTGAGCTGTAGAAAATCACATACTAATCTGCCTTATCAATTTTATTAGTTGGCCCTATTTGTGTACCCTGCCTGCTTCCTAAACTTATCCTGTCTGGCAGGAGCAGGATATGATCCACTATCATGTAAACCATGTAGGCTTTTGGTTTAAAATAATTGTTCTGGCAGATTGAACAGGACAGTGAAACTTCTCAGATCacatttttctgggaaaaaataaaCTTGACAAAACGACTGTTAATGTAAAGGAAAGAAGAGttacatgaagaaaataaacatccTGCAAATCAGGATAAATCTGTGATGAAGACATAAATTGGTAAAAGCATTTGCTGACCTTGGATTTGATTCTACATCCCTAAGTTTGGTCACTTGAAATGTTATCTACAATAtgtaataacatattttaaaagtgaagaagAGGTAACAATTAGTGGAAAAGGAGATAAGGAATTATATATGTTGGGAAAATTCAAGTTTGGTCAATAAATTGACTGGTGCTTGTGCTTCAAGAAAATATGTGTGGGCAGATGTTAATGGTTTTTAGCCATGCTGTCTTTAACCAAATGAAATTCATCTTGCCAAAGAaaacctagtggttttcctctgGACAGGTTGAGAGTCCCAAAATGATGGTTAGTATCCAATGGCCATTTTATTGCTCTTGAATGTGACCTGGGTTGTTTGCTGATTCCAATAGCAGTACCTGAGCTTCATCAGAATTTCCATGCCTCTCTGGTTATGAAGGTCATGAAACGATTCTCCAAGTCCTGTTGGATTGGAGGAGTCTAAGGTTTCAGTGTCTTGTTTGCCCCACTTCGAGTACTGAGAAAAGCGCTTTTGAAATGTTATCAAGAATCAAGTTGGTATGAGATCTCTATTATGGTTCTCAAATTACTAAGGAAGATATGTTCAGCTTTCAGCCCAGTAAGAAATAGAGCTAATCTCTTAAAGAACATTATTCACAGTGACAGTCAAGGTAGAATGTCAGCCTCTGGGAGCTATTTTTAGATGGATGCAAAGAAGTCCTTTCATCAAGTCTGAAAGACACGCACTTGGTGCTCCTTTGGCGATTCCATCCGATCTTTCCACACATAGTGTCCATTTCCAATTACTCCTCAATCTTTCCACCATTAAGAAGTTTGTAGGAATGGTCCCCAAAGTCATAGAATTTCATAACTGTGAAGAACTTTAGAAAGTATCTCAACTTAGAACAATTGCCTGATTTACCAGTAAGCAAACAGAGgccagaaatgaaaaatgaattggCATAGACCATCCAATGAGTTTTGGCACCACTAGGATAAGACCCAGGGTTTCTGATCTATTTTCACATGATTGTAAACAATCAAATAATTTCTTGTGAGGACCCAAAATAAAGGAATCACTACAACATGAGAAATTGATGAGAAAGGAGGGTGACAGGTTAGGGAGACCCAAAGAGCCTAGGACTATTGTGTTTGATATATAGCTATAGGGTCCCATTAAGGTCACTGAATCCTCAGCTCAATGACGAGCTAtggaaaatgtctccagacatctTTCTCTGAAATCCTGGTCGGAGTGCCCTAGTCAGTGAAGATTGTACTGAGTTGGGCCCCGATGCTATGGTGGGGGTAAGCATCATAGGACATATCTATGGGAACATCATAGCGGGGGGTGCCAGCCTGAAAAGGAGTTGAATGCACATGCCCTGAGCTTAGACTTGCAGCGGGGTAATGTGGCATGAAACTGTAGGATTTATCCAGGTCAGGGGAGCCATCTTGCTTCAAGGAGAAGTTCCCACTGATGCTCAGGGGTGGAGTAAGTGGGCCCTCATAAGGCGGTGTACTGCAGTCAGGCGGGTGGCTCCCAAAAGATGACTCTCCCAAACTCTTGAATACTGGGGGTTTGAGATTAATAAGATGTGTTTCCATATGGCCATAAGGAGGGCTGGGGAGCCCAGGAGATTGATAGTTGAAGTTGTGGACAGAGATGGCAGAGTCACAGATAGATTTCTCCTCACGCTTTTCCAGGAGGACGGACTGAGAGCCCAACTGGAGGCACCCAGCCACCAAGTTGCTTGTAGGCTGAGAGAGCCCTTTACAGAGCATCTCCACAAAGCCCTTCCCTTCAGGTGTCTGTCCAGTTTCTAGGACCTCAGACAAAGCCCAAATATAGTTCCTGGCCAGTCTAAGAGTCTCTATCTTGGAGAGCTTTTGGGTCTTAGAGTAGCACGGCATGACCCTCCTCAGATTGTCCAGGGCATCGTTCAGGCCGTGCATCCGGGTCCGTTCCCTGGCATTAGCCTTGACTCTTCGAGCCCTGAATCTCTCAAGGCGAGCTTTTGtcatcttctttttcttggggcctCTTCTTTTAGGCTTCTCCccatcttcttcctcctcttcttcctcctcaatACTGTCATGATCTTCAGCTAAGCTGCCAAGCATTCCATAAGCAGCCggtcttctctcctcctcctttatcTCATTCTGAGGGGCCAGACCTTTGTCCATCCAAGATGGTGTGTTGACCAACTCTGTCATCTCCTTGGGTTTCACATAAGCTTTTGCCATCTCCAGACTCTGGGAAAAAAACAGCAATGGTTAGTGCCTGTGGACATTTGACTTGATTTAAAGTTAAACTTTCTTTTTACATCTTAGATGTAAAGCACAGAATTTGTATTGGAATTCAACTTATGATTACCTACCCCAAACCCTCCACTCTAAATAACAAATCTAAACTCAAGTAAATGCCCAGCACACTCACTGAACTGTAGTATTTATAAGAAAGTCAACtatagaaaaaggaaatagaCTTGATTATTCATTGCAGAGTCAATACCTAACTCTCTGTATTCTCCAGTTCTTCATCTCATGTATATTTTATTCCAAAATAGCTGATATACCACTCAAAAcgtgtttttctctctttccagaatcagatcataaaaaaaaatagctaaggTGGGCATATAAATTATTGTCCAAATACAGAAACTtctgaaagggaaagaagatGCTGAAGTAGTTATAATTAGATAATATGTAAACAATAATTGTAGTTGttgcaaaattttaaagcatatcAAGTGACAATGTTAATAAATTGTTGTATATTTACACcacaaaataaatgagaaactgTATCGAGATCATTCAGTTTGTTTATGTTCTACAAAGGACTACTCAATCTCTATTTAGAGACATATCTCATACATCTAACCCCAACATCCCTTGTTTCCCACTGACTCTGCTGGTACACCATATGATCATGAAATATTTCTCTCACCATGGCCAAAAGAGCACTTAGTTTTTCGGTAAGCACCTTGTGGTCTGCCTAATGTTAGTGGTGTTAGAGGTGTTAGTCACATGGTGTCTAGAAAGAATCAGGAAAACAGAGGAGGTTACCATTGATTATCTTTCAAATCTACCCATATGTTAAAAGTGAAAACTCTTCATTGAACATGTATCTCACACCACCAGACAAGAAAATGGCAGCAGCTAGAATGACAAGCCAGAGTTCTACCAAACTTATTTAAGATTATCTTCATGCAACTATTATAATaagatttcattaaaaatgaaaaatttggaaCAGATTTTACACTTCCCCAAACACTGACTGCAAATATAGCAAAGGACTATTTCAGGCAAACATGCAAATAGTCTAACTATTTTAACTCACCTGCCTAACAGACACTGTTTAGTCAGaattttctatgaaaaaataGTAAAACTTATTTGAAAACCAAAAGAGGCTAGTTGTTTAGTCAACATTTAGCATTCAATTCTGGAAGAGCCTGAATTGTTTTGAGATTTGTTGGGAGATTTGTAGGTATATAATTTACCAAATAAAAGTATCTGATAAACTCCATTGGGCCATCCCAGTTCACCAGCTAGTTTTTGAGATGTTAAACCCTCCATCACCTTTATATATCAGAAAGGGGAGAACATAAGTGTTTTTTGATCCTTGAGGCTTGAGCCTCAAATCAATGAATGCAGGAATTAGTATGTAGCTTTTAAAAGTATAGATATATGGTTTGACTTGTTTCTGGTAATCTGAGCTTGTTTTCCTTGTAACCTCATTTACCTCCTATAAATAATTAATGTGACTGCATGGCAAAAACAGCCTAGGTTTCATGTTAATCAGCATGGAAATCATGTCAGCTTGACTTACTCACTTAATAAGGCTTCCTGGGTAAGCAGCTTTATTGAAAACACACGTTCAAACCTATTGGTCAACTGACTGCCCAGGCCAAATCAGAAAATCCCACTTTTAATATGGATGATGGAGCTTGTGTGCTGAGCTGCACTTCTAACGCAGGCAAATATCCAGAGGGAGGGTGAAAGACCTAATTAACTTTCTGTTAAAGTAACACAGACCTTCCAGAGGCAGGTGCACTCTGAGGCTAGAGAGGACGGAGTGGGCTTGGGAAACCTAATGTTCCACACATCACTGTAATACCATTTGTGTAGTCTTAGAGCAAAATGTTGAGGAGTCTCTCCTTTCAGGAGACTCTGATGCTCATTTTATAGTTGAGGTCACTGCAGGTCATGGATTAAGTGATGGAAATATGAAGACATAAAGCAGGTAGAGTAAGGCATAGCACCAGTTCTTCTGATTCCAAATACTAGGTtttatgcttttttcctttttattttcatcacagcTACCAGAAGAAACAGAGACTTTGACTTCGGGAGATGTGGGTCAGTAGAGCTAAGTCAATAGCAAATGATCCTCATCCAAAAGGAGGCTCGGTTAAGAGTTCTCTGCTTTCTAAACTCTCATATTCCAGGATTCCTTTCTCTTCAAGCTAGAttcttgttgtttttcatttattctcccctcctttttttaaaactctgtttcCGTCTcctttgccactttcttctctttctctcatctcCTTTTCATTGTCATCATTAGCATTGGGTGGTACATACATGCATGAAGAGGATAGAAGGAAGACGCGGGAGAGTTTCCTCAATTGTCCTAAAACCAAATACTATCCTAGTCTCTGCATTAgaggttttttttaatcatcccCACCTCTGGACACTAGCCAAGTGCTGTCTACCCTCACACCCATCACAACATGGGATTAGATCAGAACAGACTACATTTTGCCTTTAACATAATCGGATGGTTTCTGTCAGAGTCAAAGAGCTGCTTTCAAATCAGATTTACAGCAGGTATAAAGGAAAAGACCCAAAAGACTTTGACTAAAACAATTAAAAGGGCAACAAGTTTTCATCTTTGTTCTCTTACTGACCATAGAAAGGACATAGATAGCTCCAGTTTAATTTTCTCTATTCCCATAAATACTGGTCCATGAGCTCTGAGAGAATCCATGAATATATAGTGTGGTTTCAAAACATGGAAGCTGGAATAACA includes:
- the NEUROD4 gene encoding neurogenic differentiation factor 4, producing the protein MAKAYVKPKEMTELVNTPSWMDKGLAPQNEIKEEERRPAAYGMLGSLAEDHDSIEEEEEEEEDGEKPKRRGPKKKKMTKARLERFRARRVKANARERTRMHGLNDALDNLRRVMPCYSKTQKLSKIETLRLARNYIWALSEVLETGQTPEGKGFVEMLCKGLSQPTSNLVAGCLQLGSQSVLLEKREEKSICDSAISVHNFNYQSPGLPSPPYGHMETHLINLKPPVFKSLGESSFGSHPPDCSTPPYEGPLTPPLSISGNFSLKQDGSPDLDKSYSFMPHYPAASLSSGHVHSTPFQAGTPRYDVPIDMSYDAYPHHSIGAQLSTIFTD